In Blautia sp. SC05B48, a single genomic region encodes these proteins:
- the rpoC gene encoding DNA-directed RNA polymerase subunit beta', whose protein sequence is MAETTNANETYQPMTFDAIKIGLASPEKIREWSHGEVLKPETINYRTLKPEKDGLFCERIFGPSKDWECHCGKYKKIRYKGVVCDRCGVEVTKSAVRRERMGHIELAAPVSHIWYFKGIPSRMGLILDISPRTLEKVLYFANYIVLDPADSGLMYKQVLTEREYQEARESYGEGFRVGMGAESIMELLQAIDLEKDSEELKAELVDATGQKRARIIKRLEVVESFRESGNRPEWMIMTVIPVIPPDLRPMVQLDGGRFATSDLNDLYRRIINRNNRLKRLLELGAPDIIVRNEKRMLQEAVDALIDNGRRGRPVTGPGNRALKSLSDMLKGKSGRFRQNLLGKRVDYSGRSVIVVGPELKIYQCGLPKEMAIELFKPFVMKELVANGTSHNIKNAKKMVEKLEPAVWDVLEDVIKEHPVMLNRAPTLHRLGIQAFEPILVEGKAIKLHPLVCTAFNADFDGDQMAVHLPLSQEAQAECRFLLLSPNNLLKPSDGGPVAVPSQDMVLGIYYLTQERPGNKGEGKFFKSVNEAILAYENKVITLQTKIIVHCHKTMPDGTVLSGNVHSTLGRFLFNEILPQDLGFVDRSIPGNELLLEVDFLVGKKQLKQILEKVINTHGATKTAEVLDSVKAMGYKYSTRAAMTVSISDMTVPPQKPEMIKQAQDTVDRITKNYKRGLITEEERYKEVVDTWKKTDDELTKALLTGLDKYNNIFMMADSGARGSDKQIKQLAGMRGLMADTTGHTIELPIKSNFREGLDVLEYFMSAHGARKGLSDTALRTADSGYLTRRLVDVSQDLIVREADCCENRAEISGMVVRGFMDGKEEIESLQERITGRFSCETVKNKDGEILVKANHMITPKRAARIMKEGVSNQTGGPIDKLKIRTILSCKCKVGVCAKCYGANMATGEPVQVGESVGIIAAQSIGEPGTQLTMRTFHTGGVAGGDITQGLPRVEELFEARKPKGLAIITEIPGVATINDTKKKREIIVNDPETGDSKTYLIPYGSRIKVLDGQVLEAGDELTEGSVNPHDILRIKGVRAVQDYMIREVQRVYRLQGVEINDKHIEVIVHQMLKKIRIEDNGDTEFLPGTLVDVLDVEEVNEKLEAEGKQPAEGKQVMLGITKASLATNSFLSAASFQETTKVLTEAAIKGKVDPLIGLKENVIIGKLIPAGTGMKRYSEISLDTGMPEVKTASEEPEDTEEISVEEEKTETAPEEETIAVEETAEETAPVEE, encoded by the coding sequence ATGGCAGAAACAACCAACGCCAATGAAACATATCAGCCAATGACTTTCGATGCCATCAAGATCGGACTGGCGTCCCCTGAGAAGATCAGAGAGTGGTCACACGGTGAGGTTTTAAAACCTGAAACGATCAACTACAGAACCTTGAAGCCTGAGAAGGATGGTCTTTTCTGTGAAAGAATTTTCGGACCGAGCAAGGACTGGGAGTGCCACTGTGGAAAGTACAAAAAAATTCGCTATAAAGGCGTTGTCTGCGACAGATGCGGTGTTGAAGTAACCAAATCTGCCGTTCGTAGAGAGCGTATGGGACACATCGAGCTTGCAGCTCCGGTGTCTCATATCTGGTACTTTAAAGGAATTCCGTCCCGTATGGGTCTGATCCTTGATATTTCTCCGAGAACACTGGAGAAAGTGCTTTACTTTGCTAACTATATCGTTCTGGATCCTGCAGATTCCGGACTTATGTACAAACAGGTACTCACCGAGCGTGAGTACCAGGAAGCACGTGAGTCTTACGGAGAAGGATTCCGTGTAGGTATGGGTGCCGAGTCCATCATGGAGCTCCTTCAGGCTATCGATCTTGAAAAGGATTCCGAAGAACTGAAGGCAGAGCTTGTGGACGCAACAGGCCAGAAACGTGCAAGAATCATCAAACGTCTTGAAGTTGTGGAGTCCTTCCGTGAGTCCGGCAACCGTCCTGAGTGGATGATCATGACCGTTATCCCGGTTATCCCGCCGGATCTTCGTCCTATGGTACAGCTGGACGGAGGACGTTTTGCAACATCTGACCTGAATGATCTTTACAGAAGGATCATCAACAGAAACAACCGTCTGAAAAGACTTCTGGAGCTTGGTGCTCCGGATATCATTGTCCGCAACGAGAAGCGTATGCTGCAGGAGGCTGTAGATGCCCTGATCGATAACGGACGCCGTGGACGTCCTGTAACAGGCCCTGGAAACAGAGCTCTGAAATCCCTTTCCGATATGCTGAAAGGTAAATCCGGACGTTTCCGTCAGAACCTTCTTGGTAAACGAGTTGACTACTCCGGACGTTCTGTAATCGTCGTAGGACCTGAGCTGAAGATCTATCAGTGTGGTCTTCCGAAAGAGATGGCTATCGAGCTGTTCAAACCTTTCGTTATGAAAGAGCTTGTTGCTAACGGAACATCTCACAATATCAAAAATGCCAAGAAGATGGTAGAGAAACTTGAGCCTGCAGTATGGGATGTCCTTGAGGACGTCATTAAAGAGCATCCGGTTATGCTTAACCGTGCACCTACACTGCATCGTCTGGGTATCCAGGCGTTCGAGCCGATCCTTGTAGAAGGTAAGGCGATCAAGCTTCATCCACTTGTTTGTACCGCGTTCAACGCTGACTTCGATGGTGACCAGATGGCCGTACATCTCCCGCTTTCTCAGGAAGCACAGGCAGAGTGCCGTTTCCTTCTGTTATCACCGAACAACCTTCTGAAACCGTCAGATGGTGGTCCTGTAGCCGTTCCTTCACAGGATATGGTCCTTGGTATCTACTACCTGACACAGGAGAGACCTGGAAACAAGGGTGAGGGCAAGTTCTTCAAGAGTGTCAACGAGGCAATTCTTGCATATGAGAACAAGGTCATCACACTCCAGACAAAGATCATTGTTCATTGCCATAAGACAATGCCGGACGGAACTGTTTTAAGCGGCAATGTTCATTCTACGCTGGGACGTTTCCTGTTTAACGAGATCCTTCCGCAGGATCTTGGATTTGTGGACAGAAGCATACCTGGAAACGAACTGCTTCTTGAGGTTGATTTCCTTGTAGGTAAGAAACAGCTGAAGCAGATCCTTGAAAAGGTTATCAATACTCACGGTGCAACAAAGACAGCCGAGGTGCTTGACTCCGTTAAGGCTATGGGTTACAAATACTCCACACGTGCAGCCATGACCGTATCTATTTCCGATATGACCGTGCCGCCGCAGAAGCCGGAGATGATCAAGCAGGCTCAGGATACTGTTGACCGTATCACAAAGAACTACAAACGTGGTCTTATCACTGAGGAAGAGCGTTACAAAGAGGTTGTTGATACCTGGAAGAAGACCGATGATGAGCTTACAAAGGCACTTCTTACAGGTCTTGATAAGTACAACAACATCTTCATGATGGCTGACTCCGGAGCCCGTGGTTCCGATAAGCAGATCAAACAGCTTGCCGGAATGCGAGGACTGATGGCTGATACAACCGGTCATACCATTGAGCTCCCGATCAAGTCAAACTTCCGTGAAGGTCTTGACGTACTGGAGTACTTCATGTCTGCTCATGGAGCTCGTAAAGGTCTTTCTGATACCGCTCTTCGTACAGCCGATTCCGGATACCTGACAAGACGACTTGTTGACGTATCTCAGGATCTGATCGTTCGTGAGGCGGACTGCTGTGAGAACAGAGCAGAGATTTCCGGTATGGTCGTTCGTGGATTCATGGACGGAAAAGAAGAGATCGAGAGTCTTCAGGAGCGTATCACAGGACGTTTCTCCTGTGAGACAGTTAAGAATAAAGACGGAGAAATCCTTGTTAAAGCAAACCACATGATCACACCGAAGCGTGCAGCCCGTATCATGAAAGAGGGCGTAAGCAACCAGACAGGCGGACCGATCGACAAACTGAAGATCCGTACCATCCTTTCCTGTAAGTGCAAGGTTGGTGTCTGCGCAAAATGTTATGGTGCGAACATGGCTACCGGTGAGCCGGTACAGGTTGGTGAGTCTGTTGGTATCATTGCAGCACAGTCTATCGGTGAGCCAGGTACACAGCTGACCATGCGTACTTTCCATACCGGTGGTGTTGCCGGTGGAGATATCACACAGGGTCTTCCTCGTGTCGAGGAGCTTTTCGAGGCAAGAAAGCCGAAGGGTCTTGCGATCATCACAGAGATCCCAGGTGTTGCCACGATCAACGACACTAAGAAGAAACGTGAGATCATCGTAAATGATCCGGAGACAGGCGATTCCAAGACTTACCTGATCCCATACGGTTCTCGTATCAAAGTCCTTGATGGACAGGTTCTTGAGGCCGGTGATGAGCTGACAGAAGGTAGTGTAAATCCGCATGATATCCTGAGAATCAAGGGTGTGCGTGCAGTTCAGGATTACATGATCCGTGAGGTTCAGCGTGTATATCGTCTGCAGGGTGTTGAGATCAACGATAAGCATATCGAGGTTATCGTTCATCAGATGCTGAAGAAGATCCGTATCGAGGATAACGGAGATACAGAGTTCCTGCCAGGAACACTTGTTGATGTCCTTGATGTTGAGGAAGTTAACGAGAAACTTGAGGCAGAGGGCAAACAGCCGGCAGAGGGCAAACAGGTTATGCTTGGTATTACCAAGGCATCCCTTGCTACAAACTCTTTCCTGTCAGCAGCATCCTTCCAGGAAACAACAAAAGTCCTGACAGAGGCTGCTATCAAAGGTAAGGTCGATCCGCTGATCGGTCTGAAAGAGAACGTTATCATCGGTAAGCTGATTCCTGCAGGTACAGGTATGAAGCGTTACAGTGAGATCAGTCTTGACACAGGAATGCCGGAAGTAAAAACAGCTTCCGAGGAGCCTGAGGATACAGAGGAAATTTCCGTAGAGGAAGAGAAGACTGAGACTGCTCCGGAGGAAGAGACCATTGCTGTTGAAGAGACAGCAGAGGAAACTGCACCGGTAGAAGAATAA